In Streptomyces capitiformicae, one genomic interval encodes:
- a CDS encoding ketosynthase chain-length factor encodes MTAAQTAAPVITGIGITAPTGIGVEAHWSAVLAGKSAISRIERFDPSGYPVQLAGEVPGFDAGSAVRPNRLVSQTDHWTHLAFAAAEEALTDAEVDPSALPEYEMAVVTSSSSGGTEFGQREMTALYQHDPSWVGAYQSIAWFYAATTGQLSIRHKMRGPCGVLACEQAGGLDAVAQAKRLTDKGARLVLTGGTDASLCPYGLTAQLSTGRLSTSQDPGRAYLPFDAEARGYVPGEGGAILVLESAESAEARGAGPGYGRVLGHAAGFDPPPGSGRPRALRRVAEQALRAARLAPGDIDVVFADAAGLPADDRAEAEALAALFGPSAVPVTAPKTLTGRLYGGGAPLDVATALLALRDGVVPPTTGTRRPAPGLEIDLVTDGPRQLPLRHALVLARGHGGFTSALVLGR; translated from the coding sequence ATGACGGCCGCACAGACCGCCGCGCCGGTGATCACCGGCATCGGCATCACCGCCCCCACCGGTATCGGGGTCGAGGCCCACTGGTCCGCGGTGCTCGCCGGCAAGTCGGCGATCAGCCGGATCGAGCGCTTCGACCCGTCCGGGTACCCGGTCCAACTGGCGGGCGAGGTACCGGGGTTCGACGCCGGGAGCGCCGTGCGGCCCAACCGGCTGGTCTCCCAGACCGATCACTGGACGCATCTGGCGTTCGCGGCCGCCGAGGAGGCGCTCACGGACGCCGAGGTCGACCCGTCCGCGCTTCCCGAGTACGAGATGGCCGTGGTGACCTCCTCGTCCTCGGGCGGCACGGAGTTCGGGCAGCGGGAGATGACCGCGCTCTACCAGCACGATCCCTCCTGGGTGGGCGCCTACCAGTCCATCGCCTGGTTCTACGCGGCTACCACCGGACAACTGTCCATCCGTCACAAGATGCGCGGTCCGTGCGGGGTGCTGGCCTGTGAGCAGGCCGGCGGGCTCGACGCCGTCGCGCAGGCGAAGCGGCTGACCGACAAGGGCGCCCGGCTGGTGCTCACCGGCGGCACGGACGCCTCGCTGTGCCCGTACGGCCTCACCGCGCAGCTCTCGACCGGCAGGCTCTCCACCTCCCAGGACCCGGGCCGGGCCTATCTGCCCTTCGACGCCGAGGCCCGCGGGTACGTCCCCGGCGAGGGCGGGGCGATCCTGGTCCTGGAGAGCGCCGAGTCCGCCGAGGCGCGAGGGGCCGGACCGGGCTACGGAAGGGTGCTCGGCCACGCCGCCGGGTTCGACCCGCCGCCCGGTTCGGGGCGGCCCCGGGCACTTCGCCGGGTGGCCGAGCAGGCCCTGCGGGCAGCACGGCTGGCCCCCGGGGACATCGACGTGGTCTTCGCCGACGCCGCCGGGCTGCCCGCCGACGACCGCGCGGAGGCCGAGGCCCTCGCGGCGCTCTTCGGGCCCTCGGCGGTCCCGGTCACGGCGCCGAAGACGCTCACCGGGCGGCTCTACGGCGGGGGCGCACCACTCGACGTGGCCACGGCGCTGCTCGCCCTGCGCGACGGAGTCGTCCCGCCGACCACCGGCACCCGCCGGCCGGCGCCCGGCCTCGAGATCGACCTGGTCACCGACGGTCCCCGACAGCTGCCGCTGCGCCATGCCCTGGTGCTGGCGCGCGGCCACGGCGGCTTCACCTCGGCCCTGGTGCTGGGCCGCTGA
- a CDS encoding beta-ketoacyl-[acyl-carrier-protein] synthase family protein, translated as MSRRAVITGIGAVVPGGVGREAFWELLSEGRTATRRISLFDPAPFRSQVAAEVDFDPAAAGLDSRQVRRMDRAAQFAVVSAREALEDSGLDLAALPPERITVSIGSAVGCTMGLEEEYVVLSDRGRKWLVDHEYGVPHLYGYMVPSTLAAEVAWEVGAEGPVALVSTGCTSGLDSIAHAVQLIEEGSADVALAGATDAPLSPITSACFDAIKATTPNNADPEHASRPFDRDRDGFVLAEGSAVLVLEEREAAEARGARIYGEIVGFAGRSNAYHMTGLKPDGREMAEAISVSLNQARLDPTAVDYINAHGSGTKQNDRHETAAFKRSLGEHAYDIPVSSIKSMVGHSLGAIGSIEVAACALALQRQVVPPTANLHNSDPQCDLDYVPLTARDHAMDVVLSVGSGFGGFQTAMLLARPGTAAAAAGRSGA; from the coding sequence GTGAGCCGACGGGCCGTCATCACCGGTATCGGTGCGGTCGTGCCGGGCGGGGTGGGCCGGGAGGCGTTCTGGGAGCTGCTGTCCGAAGGGCGCACCGCCACCCGGCGGATCAGCCTCTTCGACCCGGCTCCCTTCCGTTCGCAGGTCGCCGCGGAGGTCGACTTCGACCCGGCCGCCGCGGGGCTCGACTCCCGGCAGGTGCGGCGGATGGACCGTGCCGCGCAGTTCGCCGTGGTCTCCGCCCGGGAGGCTCTGGAGGACAGCGGACTCGACCTCGCCGCGCTCCCGCCCGAGCGGATCACCGTCAGCATCGGCAGCGCCGTCGGCTGCACCATGGGGCTTGAGGAGGAGTACGTCGTCCTCAGCGACCGCGGTCGGAAGTGGCTCGTGGACCACGAGTACGGCGTACCGCACCTGTACGGCTACATGGTGCCCAGCACCCTGGCCGCCGAGGTGGCCTGGGAGGTCGGCGCCGAGGGGCCGGTCGCCCTGGTCTCCACGGGCTGCACCTCAGGTCTGGACTCGATCGCCCACGCCGTGCAGCTGATCGAGGAGGGCAGTGCGGACGTGGCGCTCGCCGGCGCCACGGACGCCCCGCTCTCGCCGATCACCTCGGCGTGTTTCGACGCGATCAAGGCGACGACTCCGAACAACGCCGATCCGGAGCACGCATCCCGGCCCTTCGACCGCGACCGGGACGGCTTCGTCCTCGCCGAGGGGTCGGCCGTGCTGGTCCTGGAGGAGCGGGAGGCCGCCGAGGCTCGCGGCGCCCGGATCTACGGCGAGATCGTCGGCTTCGCCGGGCGCAGCAACGCGTACCACATGACGGGGCTGAAGCCCGACGGCCGGGAGATGGCCGAGGCGATCTCGGTCTCCCTGAACCAGGCACGGCTCGACCCGACGGCCGTGGACTACATCAACGCCCACGGTTCCGGCACCAAGCAGAACGACCGGCACGAGACGGCGGCGTTCAAGCGGAGCCTGGGAGAGCACGCTTACGACATCCCGGTGAGCTCCATCAAGTCGATGGTCGGCCACTCGCTCGGGGCCATCGGCTCCATCGAGGTGGCGGCCTGCGCGCTCGCCCTGCAGCGACAGGTCGTGCCGCCGACGGCGAACCTGCACAACTCCGACCCGCAGTGCGACCTGGACTATGTGCCGCTCACCGCCCGTGATCACGCGATGGACGTGGTGCTGAGCGTCGGCAGCGGATTCGGCGGGTTCCAGACCGCGATGCTGCTGGCCCGCCCGGGCACGGCGGCCGCGGCGGCCGGAAGGAGCGGGGCATGA
- a CDS encoding cupin domain-containing protein, translating into MTTAITRTVKVSADEVAANTKRGGDIRVTLSPKTVGCTSGFGGVVTLEPGDFVTEHYHPYSEEFLHVISGDLRMTLDGEPIELAPGDSLLVPIGVRHRLVNVGDTTARCAFHLSPLAPRPELGHVDTETAQHPEQSNPDVGGAP; encoded by the coding sequence GTGACCACCGCCATCACCCGGACCGTGAAGGTCTCCGCGGACGAGGTCGCGGCCAACACCAAGCGCGGCGGCGACATCCGGGTCACCCTCAGCCCCAAGACCGTCGGCTGCACCTCGGGCTTCGGCGGGGTCGTGACACTGGAGCCCGGCGACTTCGTCACCGAGCACTACCACCCGTACTCCGAGGAGTTCCTCCACGTCATCAGCGGCGATCTGCGGATGACGCTGGACGGCGAACCGATCGAACTGGCCCCCGGGGACTCGCTGCTCGTCCCGATCGGTGTCAGGCACCGGCTGGTCAACGTCGGCGACACCACCGCGAGGTGCGCCTTCCATCTGTCACCGCTGGCGCCGCGTCCCGAGCTCGGCCACGTGGACACCGAGACCGCCCAGCACCCCGAGCAGTCCAACCCGGATGTGGGTGGGGCACCGTGA
- a CDS encoding TcmI family type II polyketide cyclase, whose protein sequence is MHRTLIVARLKPDKADDIAEIFAESDATDLPRMIGVSRRTLFRFHGLYFHLVEADEDITSNLYRARSHPLYDDINTRLAACVEPYDPDWKEPKDAMAEPFYIWTKDGGRIQ, encoded by the coding sequence GTGCACCGCACACTGATCGTCGCCCGTCTGAAGCCTGACAAGGCCGACGACATCGCCGAGATCTTCGCCGAGTCCGACGCCACCGACCTCCCGCGAATGATCGGCGTCTCCCGTCGCACCCTGTTCCGTTTCCACGGGCTCTACTTCCACCTGGTCGAGGCCGACGAGGACATCACGAGCAACCTCTACCGGGCCCGCAGCCACCCGCTCTACGACGACATCAACACCCGGCTCGCCGCCTGCGTGGAGCCCTACGACCCCGACTGGAAGGAGCCCAAGGACGCGATGGCCGAGCCCTTCTACATCTGGACCAAGGACGGAGGGCGGATCCAGTGA
- a CDS encoding SchA/CurD-like domain-containing protein, with translation MPFAAITYDIKPGYEKELTEIFGDFKRVRGSSVQDEEGRTAGTILATAVFLRDDTLVRVIEYTGDLDAVARHMATQPGVREVEKKLKPYLSRPRETDTTEGFVATFRRSLLKTVAQISVRDVRDVRDVRDQGATAGRG, from the coding sequence ATGCCGTTTGCGGCGATCACCTACGACATCAAGCCCGGCTACGAGAAGGAACTCACCGAGATCTTCGGCGACTTCAAGCGGGTACGCGGCAGCAGCGTCCAGGACGAGGAGGGCCGGACGGCGGGCACCATCCTGGCCACCGCGGTCTTCCTGCGTGACGACACGCTGGTCCGCGTCATCGAGTACACCGGCGACCTCGACGCCGTCGCCCGCCACATGGCGACGCAGCCCGGCGTTCGTGAGGTGGAGAAGAAGCTCAAGCCGTATCTCAGCCGGCCGCGGGAGACCGACACGACGGAGGGCTTCGTGGCCACGTTCCGGCGCAGCCTGCTGAAGACCGTCGCGCAGATCTCCGTACGCGATGTACGCGACGTCCGCGACGTACGCGACCAGGGGGCCACGGCCGGCCGGGGCTAG
- a CDS encoding anthrone oxygenase family protein, whose product MTGLLGIAALLGGGITAGVLFAVALSVVPALFAMDTGTYVHAHRLLGRNWDPTMPVIVLSSVLVNGVLAVLTDGTARVLFAVSVVLLLGVSGVSHLCNVPINRRVKAVTDPGSLPADWEDPRPLWRRWHLLRTALAVAALLVTASAVTVTTV is encoded by the coding sequence ATGACCGGACTGCTGGGCATCGCCGCGCTGCTCGGCGGCGGAATCACCGCCGGGGTGCTGTTCGCCGTGGCGCTGAGTGTGGTGCCCGCGCTCTTCGCGATGGACACGGGCACCTATGTGCACGCGCACCGACTGCTGGGCCGGAACTGGGATCCCACGATGCCGGTCATCGTGCTCAGCAGTGTGCTCGTCAACGGCGTGCTCGCCGTCCTGACCGACGGCACCGCGCGGGTTCTCTTCGCTGTCTCCGTGGTACTGCTGCTGGGGGTCTCGGGCGTGTCCCATCTGTGCAACGTCCCCATCAACCGGCGCGTCAAGGCCGTCACGGACCCCGGCTCGCTTCCCGCGGACTGGGAGGATCCTCGGCCCCTGTGGCGGCGCTGGCACCTGCTGCGCACCGCACTCGCCGTCGCGGCCCTGCTCGTGACGGCGTCCGCGGTCACGGTCACGACGGTCTGA
- a CDS encoding SchA/CurD-like domain-containing protein — MPYAAITYRIKPGNEDRIAEIFAGFQRVDTPDFAGKTGETAGRLLGTGVFIKDDVLVRVIHYEGDFSAVARHMAAQKGVHVLEEKLAPFLAEERDTRSAQGFAEYFRNATMRSVAQLTVDTHPSVAPAS; from the coding sequence ATGCCCTACGCAGCCATCACCTATCGGATCAAACCCGGAAACGAGGACCGGATAGCCGAGATCTTCGCGGGCTTCCAGCGGGTCGACACCCCGGACTTCGCCGGGAAGACGGGCGAGACGGCCGGCCGGCTCCTCGGTACGGGCGTGTTCATCAAGGACGACGTGCTCGTCCGGGTCATCCACTACGAGGGCGACTTCTCGGCGGTCGCCCGGCACATGGCCGCGCAGAAGGGCGTGCACGTCCTGGAGGAGAAGCTCGCCCCGTTCCTCGCCGAGGAGCGGGACACCCGTTCCGCCCAGGGGTTCGCCGAGTACTTCCGCAACGCCACGATGCGTTCGGTCGCCCAGCTCACCGTCGACACCCACCCCTCGGTGGCCCCGGCGTCATGA
- a CDS encoding SDR family NAD(P)-dependent oxidoreductase produces the protein MTAPTAGSPAAGTGFEGRRVVVTGGTRGIGRAIALAFARAGARLTVVHRADGEAVRRLGEELTATGCEHVLVRADVTSGAGARLVADTVRDRFGGVDVLVNNVGVDGHAKFDDLAEEEWHRVMNHNATSTYLVTQALVGLLPDGASVVNVGASVALRGRPLGVHYSASKAALVGFTRALAKELGGRGIRVNTVAPGVTETEPGAGLPPAIAERLAGMTALGRLGRPEDVAGAVIYLAGDAAAYVTGVTLEVDGGI, from the coding sequence ATGACCGCGCCCACGGCCGGCTCCCCCGCCGCCGGCACCGGTTTCGAAGGCAGGCGGGTGGTGGTCACCGGAGGGACCCGGGGCATCGGCCGGGCGATCGCCCTGGCCTTCGCCCGGGCCGGTGCGCGACTCACCGTGGTCCACCGCGCCGACGGCGAGGCGGTCCGGCGGCTCGGTGAGGAGCTGACCGCCACCGGCTGCGAACACGTTCTGGTACGGGCGGACGTCACCAGCGGGGCCGGCGCCCGGCTGGTGGCGGACACGGTGCGCGACCGGTTCGGCGGTGTGGACGTCCTGGTCAACAACGTGGGCGTGGACGGCCATGCCAAGTTCGACGACCTGGCCGAGGAGGAGTGGCACCGGGTGATGAACCACAACGCCACGTCCACGTACCTCGTCACCCAGGCGCTGGTGGGGCTGCTCCCGGACGGTGCGTCAGTGGTCAACGTCGGAGCCTCGGTGGCGCTGCGCGGGCGGCCGCTCGGCGTGCACTACAGCGCGTCCAAGGCCGCCCTGGTCGGGTTCACCCGGGCGCTCGCCAAGGAGCTGGGTGGCCGGGGGATCCGGGTCAACACCGTGGCCCCCGGGGTGACCGAGACCGAACCCGGTGCCGGACTGCCGCCCGCGATCGCCGAACGGCTCGCCGGGATGACGGCGCTCGGCCGGCTCGGGCGTCCCGAGGACGTCGCCGGGGCGGTCATCTATCTCGCCGGGGACGCGGCCGCGTACGTCACCGGCGTCACCCTCGAAGTCGACGGAGGAATCTGA
- a CDS encoding acyl carrier protein has protein sequence MSDITLTELSELLLECVGAPEEGTSLDGEDSLDTPFLEFGYDSLALLQVTGVIERRHGIVLSDDAVLEADTPRLLLNMIKEAPRAGAVR, from the coding sequence ATGAGCGACATCACCCTGACCGAGCTCAGCGAGCTGCTGCTCGAGTGCGTCGGAGCACCGGAGGAGGGCACGAGCCTCGACGGCGAGGACTCCCTCGACACGCCCTTCCTGGAGTTCGGCTACGACTCCCTGGCCCTGCTCCAGGTCACCGGCGTGATCGAGCGCAGGCACGGCATCGTGCTGTCCGACGACGCCGTGCTGGAGGCCGACACTCCGCGTCTGCTGCTGAACATGATCAAGGAGGCGCCGCGCGCCGGGGCGGTCCGATGA
- a CDS encoding AfsR/SARP family transcriptional regulator yields MDISVLGPFRATQAGVSVTPTAVKPRKVLALLALQANQLVSVSSLVEEVWGEAPPRSVQTTLQTYILQLRTLIAAALGDDCAGLPNGAKSVLITEPGGYLLDTQGGLFDMQEFEVLSSAGHRSLEQGDWAAASDHLGRALALWHGQALVDVQCGSLLEVEATRLEESRMSVLHGRIEADLRLGRHHELIGELSGLAARYPLHEGIHGQLMVALYRAGRRGDALSTYQQLRNALGQHLGLDPSPGIEHLQRAVLGSSLLDLDGAPPPGSLAKVG; encoded by the coding sequence ATGGACATCAGCGTACTCGGCCCGTTCAGGGCGACTCAGGCGGGAGTGTCGGTGACACCGACCGCCGTCAAGCCCCGCAAGGTTCTCGCCCTTCTCGCCCTGCAGGCCAACCAACTGGTCTCGGTGTCCTCGCTGGTGGAGGAGGTGTGGGGGGAGGCACCGCCGCGCAGCGTGCAGACCACCCTGCAGACGTACATCCTGCAACTGCGCACCCTCATCGCCGCCGCGCTCGGCGATGACTGCGCCGGGCTGCCGAACGGCGCGAAGAGCGTGCTGATCACCGAGCCCGGCGGTTATCTGCTCGACACCCAGGGCGGGTTGTTCGACATGCAGGAGTTCGAGGTCCTGTCCTCGGCCGGGCACCGGTCACTGGAACAGGGCGACTGGGCCGCGGCCTCGGACCATCTGGGCCGGGCGCTCGCCCTGTGGCACGGCCAGGCCCTGGTCGATGTGCAGTGCGGCTCGCTGCTGGAGGTGGAGGCCACCCGCCTGGAGGAGTCGCGCATGAGCGTGCTGCACGGGCGAATCGAGGCAGACCTGAGGCTGGGACGCCATCATGAACTCATCGGTGAGCTCTCCGGGCTCGCCGCCCGGTATCCGCTGCACGAGGGCATCCACGGCCAGTTGATGGTCGCGCTGTACCGCGCCGGGCGCCGGGGCGACGCGTTGAGCACCTACCAGCAGCTGCGTAACGCCCTCGGCCAGCACCTCGGGTTGGACCCCTCGCCCGGCATCGAGCACCTCCAGCGCGCGGTGCTGGGCTCCTCCCTGCTCGACCTGGACGGCGCACCGCCGCCCGGATCACTGGCCAAGGTCGGCTGA
- a CDS encoding thioesterase II family protein, which produces MHRYLATRPSADGPARRLLCFHHAGAGAMTFAGWRQRVGAGVSVLPVRLPGRESRLREPPLTEAGRLAEELTEDLGPLLDEPYAFYGHSLGALVAHRFALHLVATGRRPPEVVLVGACAAPQLPSRLLEAAALPGVTDEQLVGLFTDDESMPEPLLRRPEWLRATLTTLRADVRLARSLRSAPPAPLPCPLWAFAGRDDRMVSVAEVRAWEHCTTSRFHFRTMPGAHFFVRGRELPLAVGEALHVEMPLPRVG; this is translated from the coding sequence GTGCATCGTTATCTCGCGACTCGGCCGTCGGCCGACGGCCCGGCGCGGAGGCTGCTGTGCTTCCACCACGCGGGGGCGGGTGCCATGACGTTCGCCGGCTGGCGGCAGCGGGTCGGGGCCGGTGTCTCGGTCCTCCCGGTGCGGCTGCCCGGCAGGGAGTCCCGGCTGCGGGAGCCCCCGCTCACCGAAGCCGGGCGGCTCGCCGAGGAGCTCACGGAGGATCTCGGCCCGCTTCTGGACGAGCCGTACGCCTTCTACGGGCACAGCCTCGGGGCGCTGGTCGCCCACCGGTTCGCCCTGCACCTCGTCGCCACCGGCCGCAGACCGCCGGAGGTCGTGCTGGTCGGCGCCTGCGCCGCGCCGCAGCTGCCCTCACGGCTGCTGGAAGCCGCGGCGCTGCCCGGGGTGACCGACGAACAACTGGTCGGCCTGTTCACCGACGACGAGAGCATGCCCGAACCGCTGCTCAGGCGCCCCGAGTGGCTGCGCGCCACGCTCACCACACTCCGGGCGGACGTGCGGCTCGCGCGCAGTCTGCGCTCGGCTCCGCCCGCCCCGCTGCCGTGTCCGCTGTGGGCCTTCGCGGGCCGGGACGACCGGATGGTGAGCGTCGCGGAGGTTCGCGCGTGGGAGCACTGCACCACCTCCCGGTTCCACTTCCGGACGATGCCCGGTGCGCACTTCTTCGTCCGCGGCCGTGAGTTACCCCTTGCCGTCGGAGAGGCGCTGCATGTCGAAATGCCGCTGCCCCGCGTCGGCTGA
- a CDS encoding 4'-phosphopantetheinyl transferase family protein — translation MRPPVSPPPIRNRGPGDSWRPVRRELDSTGTSVLYAAVADWLPGTLDSDALAAMLGQDHSRLERITHPQIRKRFAASRLLLKSAASAVLDTGPEELELAYKPGGRPYLRGIDQLDVSLSHTEELLVVGLARHGRIGVDIELADRRMLGLGTERQVCTPHELEALRRVAEENRNSELVRLWTLKEAYSKAIGQGLRFRFTEFGFSPQDQQVQMLRPDGSPAAGWEWSFTSWLVDGKYTVSTAVYDPGFGDRPRSGGAPFVARPLSGPSSTTR, via the coding sequence ATGCGTCCTCCTGTTTCACCCCCGCCGATCCGGAACCGCGGCCCCGGTGACTCCTGGCGGCCCGTGCGCCGCGAGCTCGACTCCACGGGAACGTCGGTCCTCTACGCGGCCGTCGCCGACTGGCTCCCCGGCACTCTGGACTCCGATGCTCTGGCGGCGATGCTCGGCCAGGACCACTCCCGGCTGGAGCGGATCACCCATCCGCAGATCCGGAAGCGGTTCGCCGCCTCCCGGCTGCTGCTGAAGTCCGCGGCGAGCGCGGTCCTGGACACCGGTCCGGAGGAACTGGAACTGGCGTACAAGCCGGGCGGACGGCCGTATCTGCGCGGCATCGACCAGCTGGACGTGAGCCTCAGCCACACCGAGGAGCTCCTGGTGGTGGGGCTGGCCCGGCATGGCCGGATCGGCGTCGACATCGAGCTCGCGGACCGACGGATGCTCGGTCTGGGCACGGAGCGCCAGGTGTGCACGCCCCACGAACTGGAGGCGCTGCGGCGGGTGGCGGAGGAGAACCGCAACAGCGAACTGGTGCGGCTGTGGACGCTGAAGGAGGCGTACAGCAAGGCGATCGGCCAGGGCCTGCGGTTCCGCTTCACGGAGTTCGGATTCAGTCCGCAGGACCAGCAGGTGCAGATGCTGCGCCCGGACGGCTCCCCGGCCGCGGGCTGGGAGTGGTCCTTCACCAGCTGGCTGGTGGACGGCAAGTACACGGTGAGCACGGCCGTCTACGACCCCGGCTTCGGCGATCGGCCGCGCTCCGGCGGCGCCCCCTTCGTGGCGCGGCCGCTCTCCGGCCCCAGCTCGACCACTCGTTGA
- a CDS encoding acyl carrier protein: MTPRTPPHPTPPVAPAPEPRAEPLRTVLEEVAEVLGQSPEDLVPEQLLQDDLGIDSVMLLELKCGLERRYPALTDVPLADVLLGCGTIGDLADRVADLGPWSHVAPAGRTAPLPAQALVDPLVR, translated from the coding sequence ATGACTCCAAGGACTCCCCCACACCCCACGCCTCCGGTGGCCCCCGCGCCCGAACCGCGAGCGGAGCCGCTACGCACCGTGCTGGAGGAAGTGGCCGAGGTCCTTGGGCAGTCGCCCGAGGACCTCGTCCCGGAGCAACTGCTCCAGGACGACCTCGGCATCGACTCGGTCATGCTGCTCGAGCTCAAGTGCGGTCTGGAGCGGCGGTACCCGGCGCTGACGGACGTACCCCTGGCAGATGTGCTCCTGGGCTGCGGCACCATCGGCGATCTCGCCGACCGCGTCGCGGACCTGGGACCTTGGTCGCATGTGGCGCCTGCCGGGCGGACGGCGCCACTTCCGGCGCAGGCCCTGGTCGACCCGCTGGTGCGCTGA
- a CDS encoding acyl-CoA dehydrogenase family protein, with product MSVVASGAGLDGVAVEERIARLEHDFGDLDDPGNPLGAEQFAAADAERRILPAAERLLDDFRLNAEFVPRELGGRLLQLDSLARVMRAVFRRDASLGLGYGMSSYMAAVVVWAGGSAEQRRDTAELLLSGGRMACAYPEPAEGNDFLQNRFIAAPNGDAFLLSGRKEALNNASRATSLLLFAHSAEDSGDGHSAFLFGAPKPGSAGFRLLPRRSTIGIRGCLVHGLEFTRYGLTADQLLGPPHTGAELAARAFPVIRCVGPSMALGSADTALRTAVAFARSHRSRSRASLRMPRTRTALVDAFTDLLLCDALALVATRALHLLPRESPTLSAVVKYLLPTVLTEMVYDLSIVLGSESYARQGTYAAFQKSARDLPMIGLGPVGSTASRAAIVAHLGRLPGLRAPVDGEVPAALFRPLDPELPGLRQQELSLPADMDSLVGTLESTVRQASAAGGGELEESLAGYAAALGAELARFRRACAELANRHDGHAGLRVYALADRYALIAAGAACLGVWRHHSGSPGDFLADPAWAVMALSRVLRRLDPGTPGPPRLGEERLLAELVHRFDDARSYDLYSTLIGR from the coding sequence ATGTCGGTGGTGGCGAGCGGGGCGGGCCTCGACGGGGTCGCCGTGGAGGAGCGGATCGCCCGGCTTGAGCACGACTTCGGGGATCTGGACGATCCGGGCAACCCGTTGGGGGCGGAACAGTTCGCGGCGGCGGACGCGGAGCGGCGCATACTGCCCGCGGCCGAGCGGCTGCTCGACGACTTTCGACTCAACGCCGAGTTCGTGCCCAGGGAGTTGGGCGGCAGGCTGCTGCAACTGGACTCGCTGGCACGGGTGATGCGGGCGGTCTTCCGGCGGGACGCGTCGCTGGGGCTGGGATACGGGATGAGCTCGTACATGGCCGCGGTCGTCGTCTGGGCCGGGGGCTCGGCCGAGCAGCGACGCGACACCGCGGAACTGCTGCTGTCCGGCGGCCGGATGGCCTGCGCCTATCCGGAGCCGGCCGAGGGAAACGACTTTCTGCAAAATCGATTCATCGCAGCTCCGAACGGCGATGCCTTCCTGCTCAGCGGCCGCAAGGAGGCACTCAACAACGCCTCGCGGGCGACCTCCCTGCTGCTGTTCGCGCACTCCGCGGAAGACTCGGGGGACGGCCACAGCGCGTTCCTGTTCGGCGCGCCGAAGCCGGGCAGCGCCGGCTTCCGGTTGCTGCCCCGGCGCTCCACCATCGGCATCCGCGGCTGCCTGGTCCACGGCCTGGAGTTCACCCGCTACGGGCTCACGGCCGACCAGTTGCTCGGGCCGCCCCACACCGGAGCCGAACTGGCCGCGCGCGCCTTCCCCGTCATCCGCTGCGTCGGCCCGTCCATGGCCCTCGGCAGCGCCGACACGGCGCTGCGCACCGCGGTCGCCTTCGCCCGCTCGCACCGGTCACGCAGCAGGGCTTCACTGCGCATGCCCCGCACCCGCACGGCGCTGGTCGACGCGTTCACCGACCTGCTGTTGTGCGACGCGCTGGCTCTGGTGGCCACCCGGGCGCTCCATCTGCTGCCACGGGAGAGCCCCACGCTGAGCGCCGTGGTGAAGTACCTGCTTCCGACGGTGCTCACCGAGATGGTGTACGACCTGTCCATCGTGCTCGGTTCCGAGTCGTACGCCAGGCAGGGAACGTACGCCGCATTCCAGAAGTCGGCCCGCGACCTGCCCATGATCGGCCTGGGGCCGGTGGGCAGCACGGCGAGCCGTGCGGCGATCGTGGCGCACCTCGGCCGACTGCCCGGGCTGCGGGCGCCCGTGGACGGAGAGGTACCGGCCGCGCTGTTCCGGCCGTTGGACCCGGAGCTGCCAGGCCTTCGACAGCAGGAGCTGAGCCTGCCCGCGGACATGGACTCACTCGTCGGGACGCTGGAGTCCACGGTGCGGCAGGCGTCCGCCGCGGGTGGCGGGGAGTTGGAGGAGTCGCTGGCCGGATACGCCGCCGCACTCGGCGCCGAGCTGGCGCGCTTCCGCCGGGCCTGCGCCGAGCTGGCGAACCGCCACGACGGCCACGCGGGGCTCCGGGTCTACGCGCTGGCCGACCGGTACGCCCTGATCGCCGCGGGCGCGGCCTGTCTGGGCGTGTGGCGGCACCACAGCGGCTCCCCGGGCGACTTCCTCGCCGACCCGGCCTGGGCGGTCATGGCGCTCTCCCGCGTACTGCGCAGACTCGACCCCGGTACGCCGGGACCTCCCCGCCTCGGGGAGGAGCGGCTGCTCGCCGAGTTGGTGCACCGCTTCGACGACGCCCGCAGCTACGACCTGTACTCGACCCTGATCGGCCGATGA
- a CDS encoding DUF6059 family protein has protein sequence MSGTDKTFGELALVAAMRLLRPVGRALVAYGWLWLPGVPPREFLDHPWPAEYESPAAHPPPAEPEQVPLSRS, from the coding sequence ATGTCCGGCACAGACAAGACGTTCGGAGAGCTCGCCCTGGTCGCGGCGATGCGACTGCTCCGGCCGGTGGGACGTGCCCTGGTGGCGTACGGCTGGTTGTGGCTGCCGGGCGTGCCGCCGAGGGAGTTCCTCGACCATCCGTGGCCCGCGGAGTACGAGAGCCCGGCCGCCCACCCGCCGCCGGCCGAGCCTGAACAAGTGCCCTTGAGCCGCTCTTGA